In a single window of the Pseudoxanthomonas sp. F37 genome:
- a CDS encoding RcnB family protein, with protein sequence MNTKRLFQGMACAVLAFAVTAPVLARDDRGHDRGRSHRYDHRDDRRDDRRDWRDDRRDDRHDRRDQRQAYRHGYHDGRRDDRRYDRYYDDRRYYVPPRVVYPPAPHYHRWAVGQRYRDYYRGPVYVVNDYGHYHVRRPPRGYHWVRDDRGNLLMVAIATGIIADLLLHH encoded by the coding sequence ATGAACACCAAGCGTCTTTTCCAGGGCATGGCCTGCGCCGTCCTGGCCTTCGCCGTCACCGCTCCCGTGCTGGCGCGCGACGATCGCGGCCACGACCGGGGCCGCTCGCACCGCTACGACCATCGGGACGACCGCAGGGACGACCGCCGCGACTGGCGCGATGATCGCCGGGACGACCGCCATGACCGCCGCGACCAGCGCCAGGCCTATCGCCATGGCTATCACGACGGGCGCCGGGATGACCGCCGGTACGACCGTTACTATGACGACCGCCGGTATTACGTCCCGCCGCGCGTGGTCTACCCCCCGGCCCCCCACTACCACCGCTGGGCCGTGGGACAGCGCTATCGCGACTACTACCGCGGTCCGGTCTACGTGGTGAACGACTACGGCCACTACCACGTGCGCCGCCCGCCTCGCGGCTACCACTGGGTCCGCGACGACCGCGGCAACCTGCTGATGGTCGCCATCGCCACCGGCATCATCGCGGACCTGCTTCTGCACCACTGA
- the glyA gene encoding serine hydroxymethyltransferase codes for MFPRDARIETYDPELAQAIAHEARRQEDHVELIASENYASPRVLEAQGSVLTNKYAEGYPHKRYYGGCEYVDIAEQLAIDRVKQLFGADYANVQPHSGSQANQAVYFALLNPGDTILGMSLAHGGHLTHGAKVNASGKLFNAVQYGVNDQGLIDYDEVERLALEHKPKMVVAGFSAYSQVVDWARFRAIADKVGAYLFVDMAHVAGLVAAGVYPSPLPHAHVVTSTTHKTLRGPRGGIILAKGAGEEIEKKLQSIVFPGIQGGPLMHVIAAKAVAFKEALEPEFKAYQRQVVKNAQAMAKTIISRGYKIVSGGTENHLMLVDMIGKDVSGKDAEEALGKAHITVNKNSVPNDPRKPFVTSGLRIGTPAVTTRGYGEQDCIDLANWICDVLDAPSDEAVLAKVRENVTAQCRKYPVYG; via the coding sequence ATGTTCCCGCGCGACGCCCGCATCGAAACCTACGATCCCGAACTGGCCCAGGCCATCGCCCACGAGGCGCGCCGGCAGGAGGATCACGTCGAGCTGATCGCCAGCGAGAACTACGCCAGCCCCCGCGTGCTGGAGGCCCAGGGCAGCGTGCTGACCAACAAGTATGCCGAGGGCTACCCGCACAAGCGCTACTACGGCGGTTGCGAGTACGTGGACATCGCCGAGCAGCTGGCGATCGACCGCGTGAAGCAGCTGTTCGGCGCCGACTACGCCAACGTGCAGCCGCATTCCGGTTCGCAGGCCAACCAGGCCGTGTACTTCGCCCTGCTGAACCCCGGCGACACCATCCTGGGCATGAGCCTGGCCCACGGTGGCCACCTGACCCACGGCGCCAAGGTCAACGCCTCGGGCAAGCTGTTCAACGCCGTCCAGTACGGCGTGAACGACCAGGGCCTGATCGACTACGACGAAGTCGAAAGGCTGGCGCTGGAGCACAAGCCGAAGATGGTCGTGGCCGGCTTCTCCGCCTATTCGCAGGTGGTGGACTGGGCCCGCTTCCGCGCCATCGCCGACAAGGTGGGCGCCTACTTGTTCGTGGACATGGCGCATGTGGCAGGCCTGGTGGCCGCCGGCGTCTACCCCAGCCCGCTGCCGCATGCCCACGTGGTCACCTCGACCACCCACAAGACGCTGCGCGGCCCGCGCGGCGGCATCATCCTGGCCAAGGGCGCCGGCGAAGAGATCGAGAAGAAGCTGCAGAGCATCGTCTTCCCCGGCATCCAGGGCGGTCCGCTGATGCACGTCATCGCGGCCAAGGCCGTGGCCTTCAAGGAAGCGCTGGAGCCGGAGTTCAAGGCCTATCAGCGGCAGGTGGTGAAGAACGCCCAGGCGATGGCGAAGACCATCATCTCCCGCGGCTACAAGATCGTGTCCGGCGGTACCGAGAACCACCTGATGCTGGTGGACATGATCGGCAAGGACGTCAGCGGCAAGGATGCGGAAGAAGCGCTGGGCAAGGCGCACATCACCGTCAACAAGAACTCCGTGCCCAACGACCCGCGCAAGCCCTTCGTCACCTCCGGCCTGCGCATCGGCACGCCGGCCGTCACCACGCGCGGCTACGGCGAACAGGACTGCATCGACCTGGCCAACTGGATCTGCGACGTGCTGGATGCGCCCAGCGACGAGGCGGTGCTGGCGAAGGTGCGCGAGAATGTCACGGCGCAGTGCCGGAAGTATCCGGTCTACGGCTGA
- the nrdR gene encoding transcriptional regulator NrdR, protein MYCPFCQHTDTRVIDSRVSEDGATIRRRRECEACGERFSTLENIEIKLPAVIKSDGRRDTFDARKLRAGFDRALQKRPVSEEQIEAAVRAVIHAIRMSGEREIASRRIGEFVMNELRKLDHVGYVRFASVYRSFEDVADFREEIEKLERDLPPGAGQLSLLGGDVVPFDKHADKNKKR, encoded by the coding sequence ATGTACTGCCCCTTCTGCCAGCACACCGATACCCGCGTGATCGATTCGCGCGTGTCGGAGGACGGCGCGACGATCCGCCGTCGGCGGGAGTGCGAGGCTTGCGGGGAGCGGTTCTCCACGCTGGAGAACATCGAGATCAAGCTGCCGGCGGTCATCAAGAGCGACGGCAGGCGCGATACGTTCGATGCGCGCAAGCTGCGCGCGGGCTTCGACCGCGCGCTGCAGAAGCGGCCGGTGTCGGAAGAACAGATCGAGGCGGCCGTGCGTGCGGTGATCCATGCCATCCGCATGAGCGGCGAGCGCGAGATCGCTTCGCGCAGGATCGGCGAATTCGTCATGAACGAACTGCGCAAGCTGGACCACGTGGGCTACGTGCGCTTCGCCTCGGTCTACCGCAGTTTCGAGGACGTGGCCGATTTCCGCGAGGAGATCGAGAAGCTCGAACGCGACCTGCCGCCCGGCGCGGGCCAGTTGTCCCTGCTCGGCGGCGACGTGGTGCCGTTCGACAAGCACGCGGACAAGAACAAGAAGCGCTGA